Genomic window (Fibrobacter sp. UWH6):
GGTGCCGGTCTTTTTCTTTGCCTTGGCTGGCTTTGCTGCGGGCTGGGCCTTAGGAGTATACTGAAGAGCTGCGAGCAAATCCGCTTCGCTGGCGGCACCCTGGATACGGTTGATGACTCGGCCATCCTTAATCAAGAAGAAAGTGGGGAAGGCCTGGATAGGCAAGGTATTCTTGATCTTTTGAACGTTAGGTTCATCAAAGCCCACGGAAGCCACCTTAACATCGGGATACTTCTTTGCGATATCGATGAGGGTCGGAATCATGATCAAACAAGGCGGGCAGCTGGAAGAGAATACATCCAGGATGGTAGGTTTGTCGGTATGGAGAATTTCCTTTTCGAAATTATTGTCATCCACACGGACGATCTTGATGACATCTTCAGCCTGGGCTGCAGAAAAAATCAATGCAACTGAAAGTGCTAAAATTTTCTTAAAGTTCATTGTAAGGCCTTCCTTTTTTATAAACGATAAAATAGAAAAAATCTCGTAGGGAACCCACGAGATTTAGGTTGAAGTTTAAAGGACAAAGATTAAAGAAATTTCTTTACGCTTTAACCTTTCTGCTTTCCGCTATTAGACCTGCGGGAGCTTGGCGAGGCTTGCTGCGATGTCTGCATCGGTGGGGATGTAGTCATTCATTTCGCCGTCGTTGAACTTCTGGTAAGCCACCATGTCGAAGTAGCCAGTACCGGTGAGGCCGAAGAGGATGTTCTTCTGTTCGCCAGTTTCCTTGCACTTGAGAGCTTCGTCGATAGTAGCGCGGATAGCGTGGCTGGATTCCGGAGCCGGCAGGATACCTTCGGTCTGAGCGAAGAGCTTAGCAGCTTCGAACACCTTTGTCTGTTCTACGGAAGCAGCGCGCATCAGGCCCTGATCGTAGAGTTCAGAAAGGACAGAGCTCATGCCGTGGTAGCGCAGGCCACCAGCGTGGTTTGCAGACGGAATAAAGCCGGAGCCCAGAGTGTACATCTTGGCCAGCGGGCAAACCTTACCAGTATCGCAGAAGTCGTAAGCGTACTTACCGCGGGTAAGGCTGGGGCAGCTTGCAGGTTCGATTGCCAGAATATCGTAGTCAGCTTCGCCGCGGAGCTTTTCGCCCATGAACGGGGAGATAAGACCACCAAGGTTAGAACCACCACCTGCACAACCGATGATCATATCGGGCTTAACACCAAGCTTCTTGAGAGCGGCGTGGGCTTCGAGACCGATAACGGACTGGTGCAAGAGAACCTGGTTCAGCACGGAACCAAGAACATAGCGGTAGCCTTCCTGAGTAACGGCTGCTTCAACAGCTTCAGAAATAGCGCAACCCAGAGAACCAGTGGTGCCCGGGAATTCTTCGTTGATCTTGCGGCCAACGTTGGTGTTCATGGAAGGAGACGGAGTGACAGAAGCGCCGTAGGTGCGCATCACTTCGCGACGGAAAGGCTTCTGTTCGTAGGAGCACTTCACCATGTAAACCTGGCAGTCAATGCCGAAGAAGGCGGAAGCCATGGAAAGAGCGGTACCCCACTGGCCTGCACCAGTTTCGGTGGTCACGCCCTTAAGGCCCTGCTGCTTGGCGTAGTAGGCCTGGGCGATAGCGGAGTTCAGCTTGTGGCTGCCGCTGGTGTTGTTACCTTCGAACTTATAGTAGATGTGAGCCGGAGTGCCGAGGGCCTGTTCCAGGAAGTAGGCGCGGACCAGCGGAGACGGGCGGTACATCTTGTAGAAAGTCTGGATGTCCTGAGGAATGTCGATATATGCGGTATCGTTGTCCAGTTCCTGCTTGACCAGTTCGGAGCAGAACACGCCTTCCAGTTCGGCGGCAGTCATGGGCTTACCGGTACCCGGGTTCAGGAGCGGTGCCGGCTTCTTCTTCATGTCGGCACGGACGTTGTACCACTGCTTCGGAAGTTCGGATTCTTCGAGGTAGATCTTGCAAGGACCATCAATCTTAAGAGAGGAGCAATTACGCATATTATTCCTTTTGGTTTGTAAAGCTTGGTCGGGCAAAGCCCGTTTTTGAAAAATCAAAAAAAGTTCGCCTTAAATTTACACAAAAAAAGACGGATGTAAAACGCAAACCTTGTAAAAACATCGTTGAAAATGCGAAAACCGCACTAAAGATGCTACTGACAAAAGGCAAATCACAAGGTATGGAAAGTTATACTATCTTTGCCCAAAGTTATGACGACCAATTCACAGCATTACGAATTTAAGTCTCCGTCGCTGAGCTACAAGAACGCCATGGTGACGGTGGACGTTCTGGAAAGGGATCCTACACACAAGCCCCGAGTGGTCTGGAGCGTAGATGGTAAGGAAGTCTACCGCACGGATCTTTGCAAGATTTTTTCTGACTTGAAGTTTGAAGCTGCCCGTACAGCCATCTACACCTACGACGACGAGGCTCGTGCCCATGCTGTCGGTTTGAACTGCGGTGCTATGGCCAGCCCGGAACATCTGGCTCCTGTTTTTCTGATGTGGCCCCACCGCCGCTTTAACGTGAATATCGTGAGCGGAGCCGATGTGAATTGTGGAGCAGACGGCAAGTCCGCCGCGAAGGTTGCAGAACTTCCCTTGATGGATGGTTCTGCTGCACCGTTTTTCTATGGCCTGCGCCGAGCTGCGGGGGAGCCTGAAGAACTTGTTTTTTACGATGCCCCGGTAAACGCTAACTGGGATTTGAAAACGTCGGGTGATAATCCGCGAACCTATGGCCATGTACGTATCATGCCTGCAGAAACTTTCGAGGTGGAGTACGTTCTGGACCGCAGTGTGGCCCGCGGTGACACCTGCGACTTGCAGTCGGCCGCATCGGTTAGCCTTTATTCTCCAGAGAACCTGTTTCAGATTTTTATGGCCCGCACGTTTATTTCTCAGTTAGAACTTGACGCTGCGCGGTCCAACGGTCTATTAAAAGGCGTAGATGAAAGCTGCGGACTTCTTTTAGACGCAAAAGCCTCCGCAGGATGCCCCTGCAACGAAAATTTCCGTGTCGCCAATGAACCTGCCATGCATAAAATACTAGATTTAATTGGCGATATAACATTCATTTGTCCTGCACTCCCCAAGGTGCGGATTGAAATCACCAACGGTGGGCACGTTTCTCACCGACAAATCATGGAGAAGTTAATACCTTATGTCTCTGCTGGACTCTTTGAAAAA
Coding sequences:
- a CDS encoding co-chaperone YbbN; translated protein: MNFKKILALSVALIFSAAQAEDVIKIVRVDDNNFEKEILHTDKPTILDVFSSSCPPCLIMIPTLIDIAKKYPDVKVASVGFDEPNVQKIKNTLPIQAFPTFFLIKDGRVINRIQGAASEADLLAALQYTPKAQPAAKPAKAKKKTGTQKLSCSANGQFGGLQNHVTMTLVITDDHIDNVDLVTDVFVPPEMDNRRDHIKQMFIQSGKGTVEETITGFRLHTANESPFIKAMNMQRKSSYAEMKSGLELQGFKCK
- a CDS encoding TrpB-like pyridoxal phosphate-dependent enzyme; its protein translation is MRNCSSLKIDGPCKIYLEESELPKQWYNVRADMKKKPAPLLNPGTGKPMTAAELEGVFCSELVKQELDNDTAYIDIPQDIQTFYKMYRPSPLVRAYFLEQALGTPAHIYYKFEGNNTSGSHKLNSAIAQAYYAKQQGLKGVTTETGAGQWGTALSMASAFFGIDCQVYMVKCSYEQKPFRREVMRTYGASVTPSPSMNTNVGRKINEEFPGTTGSLGCAISEAVEAAVTQEGYRYVLGSVLNQVLLHQSVIGLEAHAALKKLGVKPDMIIGCAGGGSNLGGLISPFMGEKLRGEADYDILAIEPASCPSLTRGKYAYDFCDTGKVCPLAKMYTLGSGFIPSANHAGGLRYHGMSSVLSELYDQGLMRAASVEQTKVFEAAKLFAQTEGILPAPESSHAIRATIDEALKCKETGEQKNILFGLTGTGYFDMVAYQKFNDGEMNDYIPTDADIAASLAKLPQV
- a CDS encoding UDP-3-O-acyl-N-acetylglucosamine deacetylase; the encoded protein is MTTNSQHYEFKSPSLSYKNAMVTVDVLERDPTHKPRVVWSVDGKEVYRTDLCKIFSDLKFEAARTAIYTYDDEARAHAVGLNCGAMASPEHLAPVFLMWPHRRFNVNIVSGADVNCGADGKSAAKVAELPLMDGSAAPFFYGLRRAAGEPEELVFYDAPVNANWDLKTSGDNPRTYGHVRIMPAETFEVEYVLDRSVARGDTCDLQSAASVSLYSPENLFQIFMARTFISQLELDAARSNGLLKGVDESCGLLLDAKASAGCPCNENFRVANEPAMHKILDLIGDITFICPALPKVRIEITNGGHVSHRQIMEKLIPYVSAGLFEKI